Proteins found in one Quercus robur chromosome 2, dhQueRobu3.1, whole genome shotgun sequence genomic segment:
- the LOC126708911 gene encoding transcription factor RAX2-like, which yields MGRAPCCDKANVKKGPWSPEEDATLKGYLQNYGTGGNWMTLPTRAGLRRCGKSCRLRWLNYLRPDIKHGGFTEEEDNTICTLYSQMGSRWSFIASQLPGRTDNEVKNHWNTKLKKKLLTKNNEKSPPNNPTLYGSTPTTSLICVPKAETYSFGISASQSQNPTDVIPRLSTKFNSLSSDPIPLYCPELIDVSEVGASSKNSTYAVSLSQESSCISNSSSNGLVTSVPMAGNVEVEDSKALVDFSFGSPYGLGNSLYLADFTYPEY from the exons ATGGGAAGGGCTCCATGTTGTGACAAAGCTAATGTGAAGAAAGGGCCATGGTCTCCAGAAGAAGATGCAACTCTCAAGGGCTATCTTCAGAATTATGGCACTGGTGGAAATTGGATGACTTTGCCTACAAGAGCTg GCCTAAGGCGATGTGGCAAGAGTTGCCGTCTACGATGGCTCAATTATCTCAGGCCAGACATCAAGCATGGAGGTTTTACCGAAGAGGAAGACAACACTATCTGTACCCTCTATAGCCAAATGGGAAGTAG GTGGTCTTTCATTGCATCTCAACTACCTGGAAGAACAGACAATGAGGTCAAGAACCATTGGAATACCAAATTGAAGAAGAAGTTACTGACAAAAAACAATGAGAAAAGCCCTCCTAACAATCCAACTCTATATGGCTCAACACCAACAACATCACTGATTTGTGTCCCAAAAGCTGAAACTTATAGTTTTGGTATTTCAGCTTCACAATCTCAAAACCCCACTGATGTTATTCCTCGTCTATCCACTAAGTTTAATAGCTTAAGTTCGGATCCAATTCCACTATATTGCCCGGAACTCATCGATGTTTCAGAAGTTGGTGCAAGTTCAAAGAACAGTACTTATGCTGTTTCATTGTCCCAAGAAAGTTCATGCATTTCAAATTCCTCTTCAAATGGTTTGGTCACGAGTGTCCCAATGGCTGGAAATGTTGAGGTCGAAGATTCTAAGGCTTTAGTGGATTTCAGCTTTGGATCTCCTTATGGTCTAGGCAATAGCTTATATTTGGCTGATTTTACATATCCTGAATATTGA